A stretch of Paenibacillus sp. URB8-2 DNA encodes these proteins:
- a CDS encoding YlmH family RNA-binding protein, protein MKNEIYGHFQPDERPFVDRAYEWVENAARYHELKLTDFLDPRQGYILQSLVNRQPDVKLKWGGGHEEAERRRALIAPDYRDLEDEDMSLKVLNITPAEQKLPELEHGDYMGSLLGLGIKRSKIGDIHVLEDGCHAVVTSDIADYLALHMSSVGRAPVSVEILPVSELRRAEVKLDTMELTVSSLRLDGIAADVCRLSRAKILVPIKAGRVRVNWKVEEDPSCHLNEGDVVSVQGFGRFKVLEVGGLTKKARYRIRVGKFV, encoded by the coding sequence ATGAAGAACGAAATTTACGGTCATTTTCAGCCAGATGAGCGGCCGTTTGTGGACCGGGCCTATGAATGGGTGGAGAATGCGGCCCGTTATCATGAACTGAAGCTGACGGATTTCCTCGATCCGCGGCAGGGGTATATTCTGCAATCTTTGGTGAACCGTCAACCGGATGTGAAACTCAAATGGGGGGGCGGGCATGAAGAGGCGGAGCGGCGGAGAGCGCTGATTGCTCCCGATTATCGTGATTTGGAAGATGAAGATATGTCACTGAAGGTGCTGAATATAACACCGGCGGAGCAGAAACTTCCGGAGCTGGAGCACGGGGATTATATGGGTTCCCTGCTCGGTCTGGGGATTAAGCGAAGCAAAATCGGCGATATCCACGTTCTGGAGGACGGCTGCCATGCCGTCGTGACGTCGGATATCGCCGATTATTTGGCCCTCCACATGAGCAGCGTCGGCCGTGCTCCCGTCAGCGTGGAGATACTGCCGGTATCGGAGCTGCGGCGTGCCGAGGTCAAGCTGGATACGATGGAGCTTACTGTGTCTTCCCTGAGGCTGGACGGCATCGCGGCGGATGTGTGCCGGCTTAGCCGGGCAAAAATTCTCGTTCCCATCAAGGCCGGACGCGTCCGGGTTAACTGGAAGGTGGAGGAAGACCCTTCCTGCCATCTGAACGAAGGCGATGTCGTCTCCGTTCAGGGCTTTGGGCGTTTTAAAGTGCTGGAGGTCGGCGGACTGACAAAAAAAGCCCGATACCGGATTCGGGTCGGCAAATTTGTATAA
- a CDS encoding cell division protein SepF → MGVMNRFMSFLGLQEQEEIVEQEPLGQHDEEDYAPGPVETRKNQRVGNVVSIHSQKNVKVVLYEPRSYDEAQEIADHLRSHRTVVVNLQRVRNDQAMRIIDFLSGTVYALGGGISKIGGNIFLCTPDTVEIQGTISEILADDQDYNRMR, encoded by the coding sequence ATGGGTGTCATGAACCGCTTTATGAGCTTTTTGGGATTACAGGAACAAGAGGAGATCGTTGAACAAGAACCGCTGGGTCAGCATGATGAGGAAGATTATGCTCCGGGTCCTGTAGAAACGCGCAAAAACCAGCGGGTCGGAAATGTCGTCAGCATCCATTCTCAAAAGAATGTCAAGGTCGTGCTGTACGAACCCCGGTCGTACGACGAAGCTCAGGAAATCGCCGACCATCTCCGCTCGCACCGCACCGTCGTCGTCAATCTGCAGCGGGTCCGCAACGACCAGGCGATGCGGATTATCGATTTTTTGAGCGGGACGGTGTACGCCTTGGGAGGAGGCATCTCCAAAATTGGCGGGAATATCTTTCTCTGCACGCCCGATACCGTTGAAATTCAAGGCACCATTTCGGAAATTCTCGCCGACGATCAAGACTATAACAGAATGAGGTGA
- a CDS encoding TraR/DksA C4-type zinc finger protein — MNHLTSEQLASLRGLLVRQRDDIRHRLKENEDHGLEDSMRDMSGELSEIDNHPGDVATDLYHRSMDISLQEREELELTDIEDALRAMDNGTYGICAASGQPIPYERLAALPATRYSKENSPRQEKPHTRPVEEEFLTPPFGRSSLDDKEYNGFDGEDAWQIVESFGTSNTPAMAEGNNIDSYNDMEIEADDPDGWVEPWENFVATDMTGSHITIMRGHQYQQYIDSGEGDYLLDPHAKREKE, encoded by the coding sequence ATGAATCACCTGACCTCGGAACAGCTTGCCAGCCTGCGCGGCCTTCTTGTCCGGCAGCGGGACGATATCCGACACAGGCTTAAGGAAAACGAAGATCATGGTCTGGAGGATTCCATGCGGGATATGTCGGGCGAGCTCTCGGAAATCGACAATCATCCCGGCGACGTCGCCACCGACCTGTACCACCGTTCCATGGATATCTCGCTTCAAGAGCGGGAAGAGCTGGAACTAACGGACATTGAGGACGCGCTTCGAGCGATGGATAACGGCACATACGGTATTTGCGCAGCGAGCGGCCAACCGATTCCGTATGAACGCCTGGCCGCCCTTCCCGCCACACGCTACAGCAAGGAGAACAGTCCCCGTCAGGAAAAACCGCATACACGGCCCGTCGAAGAAGAGTTTCTGACCCCTCCCTTCGGACGGAGCAGCCTCGATGACAAGGAGTATAACGGTTTTGACGGCGAGGACGCCTGGCAGATCGTCGAAAGCTTCGGCACCTCCAATACGCCGGCCATGGCGGAGGGAAATAATATCGATTCCTACAATGATATGGAGATCGAAGCCGACGATCCGGACGGGTGGGTCGAGCCTTGGGAAAATTTCGTCGCCACGGATATGACCGGCAGCCACATCACCATTATGCGCGGCCACCAGTACCAGCAGTATATCGACAGCGGAGAAGGCGACTATTTGCTTGATCCTCACGCCAAAAGAGAGAAGGAGTAG
- the lspA gene encoding signal peptidase II, protein MVYYLIALIMFLIDQGTKYLISSRLQLDEQIPVIGNFFLITSHRNRGAAFSILQNQRWFLILVTVVVVVGIVWYLNKVRKTRRLLPLALALVLGGAVGNFLDRLLTGEVVDFLQFNFGSYTFPIFNVADSCIVVGVALIILDSLLDMRGGKTEVLEVKETSEAKEGNE, encoded by the coding sequence GTGGTGTACTATCTGATCGCGCTCATTATGTTTTTGATTGACCAGGGAACGAAATATTTGATTTCCTCGCGTCTGCAGCTCGATGAACAAATCCCGGTAATCGGCAACTTTTTTCTCATCACATCGCACCGCAACCGCGGCGCCGCTTTCAGCATTCTGCAAAATCAGCGCTGGTTCCTCATACTCGTGACGGTCGTTGTCGTGGTCGGAATTGTCTGGTACCTGAATAAGGTCAGAAAGACACGCCGCTTGCTGCCTTTGGCGCTGGCGCTTGTGCTTGGCGGCGCGGTGGGCAACTTCCTCGACCGGCTCTTGACAGGCGAGGTTGTCGATTTTCTGCAGTTTAATTTCGGCAGCTATACGTTTCCGATCTTTAACGTGGCGGATTCCTGCATTGTTGTCGGCGTTGCGCTCATCATTCTGGATTCCCTCCTGGATATGAGGGGCGGCAAAACGGAAGTATTAGAAGTGAAGGAAACAAGCGAGGCAAAGGAAGGGAATGAATAG
- the ileS gene encoding isoleucine--tRNA ligase, whose translation MHKVDIKEKARDRDVRILKKWNEENTFRKSIEYREGKPNYVFYEGPPTANGAPHIGHVLGRVIKDFIGRYQTMKGYRVVRKAGWDTHGLPVELGVEKQLGISGKQEIEAYGVEKFIKKCKDSVFGYEKQWREFTEAIGYWTDLDNPYVTLNNTYIESVWNILATVHEKGLLYRGHRVSPYCPSCQTTLSSHEVAQGYKTVKDLSATAKFKLDDSGEYVLAWTTTPWTLPAHMALAVNPDMDYVRVQQEDGVYIMAKNLVEEVAKGEHTVLSELKGSDLVGKTYQPPFSYIQAERSNVIVGASFVTDASGTGIVHMAPAHGEDDYKTCRENGISFVNVVDTSGKYTDTVTDFAGRFVKDCDLDIVKVLSEKGLLYGKEKYEHSYPFCWRCDTPLLYYATDSWFINTTAIKDQLIANNNGVDWYPGHVREGRFGKFLDELVDWNISRNRYWGTPLNVWVCQETGKEFAPHSIAELREMAIGDVPKDIELHKPYVDNIRLRSPFKEGAEMVRTSEVIDVWFDSGSMPFAQSHYPFENADKLDDQYPADMICEGIDQTRGWFYSLLAVSTLFKGKAPYKAVIATGHILDENGQKMSKSKGNVINPWDIMNEYGTDAFRWAILADSAPWNNKRFSRGIVGESKSKVVDTLVNTHAFLTLYAGIDGYDPAEHPFKLSGHKLDRWILSRLNSLILVVDKGLAVNDFVNSSKAIENFIDELSNWYIRRSRDRFWGSGLGEEKLDAYRTLTHVLLTTAKIVAPFMPMLAEDIFINLGGGESVHLADYPAADESLIDTVLEQDMESARNIVELARNVRNETGIKTRQPLSELIVSISQSFNVADYEEIIKDEINVKSIVLETSDSGFVDFTLKLNLKVAGKKYGKNVGFIQGFLKSMDSDATREAVQSGAVAVISPEGEELQITAEELLIDKQAKPGFASASGYGITVALNTEITPELEQEGWVREIVRAVQDYRKRLDLPIDKRVALTLNVDDELKAAVTAFENVLRDNVLVTTIDFGGNKAPETVDIGGKTIGIVIG comes from the coding sequence ATGCATAAAGTAGACATCAAAGAAAAAGCGCGGGACAGAGACGTCCGCATCTTAAAGAAGTGGAACGAGGAGAATACGTTCCGCAAATCGATCGAGTATCGCGAAGGCAAGCCGAACTATGTATTCTACGAAGGACCGCCGACCGCTAACGGCGCGCCGCATATCGGGCATGTGCTCGGCCGCGTTATCAAGGACTTCATCGGCCGTTATCAGACGATGAAGGGCTACCGCGTTGTGCGCAAGGCCGGATGGGATACCCACGGCCTGCCGGTCGAGCTTGGCGTGGAGAAGCAGCTCGGCATCTCGGGCAAGCAGGAAATCGAAGCCTACGGCGTAGAGAAGTTCATCAAAAAGTGTAAAGACAGCGTCTTCGGCTACGAGAAGCAGTGGCGCGAATTTACGGAAGCAATCGGGTACTGGACCGATCTTGACAACCCATACGTCACGCTGAACAACACATACATCGAGAGCGTGTGGAACATTCTCGCAACGGTTCATGAGAAAGGGCTGCTGTACCGCGGACACCGCGTAAGCCCTTACTGTCCGAGCTGCCAGACAACACTCAGCTCGCATGAAGTGGCTCAAGGGTACAAGACGGTCAAAGATCTCAGCGCTACGGCCAAATTCAAGCTGGACGACAGCGGCGAATATGTGCTGGCCTGGACGACGACGCCTTGGACGCTTCCGGCGCATATGGCCCTTGCGGTCAATCCGGACATGGATTATGTGCGGGTGCAGCAGGAGGACGGCGTCTACATCATGGCCAAGAACCTGGTGGAAGAAGTGGCCAAGGGCGAGCATACGGTGCTGTCCGAGCTGAAAGGCTCTGATCTGGTCGGTAAGACGTACCAGCCTCCGTTCAGCTACATTCAGGCGGAGAGAAGCAATGTCATCGTCGGCGCTTCCTTCGTTACGGACGCCAGCGGTACGGGGATCGTGCATATGGCTCCGGCTCATGGCGAGGACGACTACAAAACCTGCCGCGAGAACGGCATCAGCTTCGTGAACGTGGTGGATACGTCGGGTAAATATACCGATACGGTAACCGATTTTGCCGGACGCTTTGTAAAAGACTGCGACCTTGATATCGTCAAGGTACTGTCGGAGAAGGGCCTGCTGTACGGCAAGGAGAAATACGAGCACAGCTATCCGTTCTGCTGGCGCTGCGATACACCGCTGCTATACTACGCAACGGACAGCTGGTTCATCAACACAACGGCCATCAAGGATCAACTGATCGCCAATAATAATGGCGTCGACTGGTATCCGGGTCATGTCCGCGAAGGCCGGTTCGGCAAGTTCCTCGACGAGCTGGTGGACTGGAACATCAGCCGCAACCGCTACTGGGGCACTCCGCTGAACGTATGGGTCTGCCAGGAGACGGGCAAGGAGTTCGCGCCGCACAGCATCGCCGAACTGAGAGAAATGGCGATCGGCGATGTGCCGAAAGACATCGAGCTGCATAAGCCGTATGTGGATAACATCCGCCTGCGCAGCCCGTTCAAGGAAGGCGCCGAGATGGTGCGCACCTCCGAAGTGATCGACGTTTGGTTCGACAGCGGCTCGATGCCTTTTGCCCAGAGCCATTATCCGTTCGAGAACGCGGATAAGCTGGATGATCAATATCCGGCGGACATGATCTGCGAAGGCATCGACCAGACACGCGGATGGTTCTACAGCTTGCTTGCGGTATCAACGCTGTTCAAGGGCAAAGCCCCTTACAAGGCGGTTATCGCTACAGGCCACATCCTCGACGAAAACGGCCAGAAGATGTCCAAATCCAAAGGCAATGTCATCAACCCTTGGGATATCATGAACGAATACGGCACCGACGCGTTCCGCTGGGCGATCCTGGCCGACAGCGCGCCGTGGAACAATAAGCGTTTCTCCCGTGGGATTGTTGGCGAGAGCAAGTCGAAGGTCGTCGATACGCTGGTTAATACCCACGCTTTCCTGACGCTGTATGCGGGCATTGACGGCTATGATCCGGCGGAGCATCCGTTCAAGCTGTCCGGGCACAAGCTGGACCGCTGGATTTTGTCCCGTTTGAACAGTCTGATCCTTGTAGTGGATAAAGGGCTTGCGGTCAACGACTTCGTCAACTCGTCCAAAGCGATCGAGAACTTTATCGACGAGCTTAGCAACTGGTACATCCGCCGTTCCCGCGACCGTTTCTGGGGCAGTGGACTGGGTGAAGAGAAGCTGGACGCTTACCGTACGCTGACGCATGTGCTGCTGACGACGGCGAAGATCGTCGCTCCGTTTATGCCGATGCTGGCCGAGGATATTTTCATCAACCTGGGCGGCGGAGAAAGTGTGCATTTGGCGGATTATCCGGCAGCAGACGAGAGCTTGATCGACACCGTGCTTGAGCAGGACATGGAAAGCGCCCGTAACATCGTCGAACTGGCGCGCAACGTCCGCAATGAGACCGGAATCAAGACGCGTCAGCCGCTTTCCGAGCTGATCGTTTCCATCAGCCAAAGCTTTAATGTCGCGGATTACGAGGAAATCATCAAGGACGAGATCAACGTCAAGTCCATAGTGCTGGAGACGAGCGACAGCGGCTTTGTCGATTTTACATTGAAGCTGAATCTCAAGGTCGCGGGCAAAAAATACGGCAAAAACGTCGGCTTTATCCAAGGGTTCCTGAAATCGATGGACAGCGACGCTACACGCGAAGCGGTTCAAAGCGGAGCGGTGGCCGTTATCTCTCCGGAAGGCGAAGAGCTGCAAATCACCGCGGAAGAGCTGCTGATCGACAAGCAGGCCAAGCCGGGCTTTGCGTCCGCGTCCGGTTACGGAATTACGGTTGCCCTGAATACGGAAATCACTCCAGAGCTTGAACAAGAGGGCTGGGTGCGTGAAATCGTGCGGGCGGTTCAGGATTACCGCAAACGCCTTGACCTGCCGATTGACAAGCGCGTCGCGCTGACTCTGAATGTCGATGACGAGCTGAAAGCGGCGGTTACGGCATTCGAAAATGTCCTCCGGGACAATGTGCTTGTCACGACGATCGATTTTGGCGGCAATAAAGCGCCTGAAACGGTGGACATCGGCGGCAAAACGATCGGCATCGTTATTGGATAA
- a CDS encoding YggS family pyridoxal phosphate-dependent enzyme, with amino-acid sequence MSSTLQERIAEVSRRIERACVKGGRDTRDVKIIAVTKYVSPETTAAVLASGLRDIGENRWQNAESKWEALGSQGIWHFIGHLQTNKVKDIIGKFQYIHSLDRLSLARELQRKAEAAGLDVNVLLQVNISGEETKFGLNPDAVPGFLQEISKFDRLKIIGLMTMAPHEEDPELTRPVFRGLRELRDKLNGMGLTAEPMTELSMGMSNDFEVAIEEGATWVRLGTVLVGHEEES; translated from the coding sequence TTGTCTTCGACATTGCAGGAACGAATAGCCGAAGTCAGCCGGCGCATTGAACGCGCGTGCGTCAAAGGCGGAAGGGACACCCGGGACGTCAAGATTATCGCGGTGACCAAATATGTGTCGCCGGAGACGACAGCTGCCGTGCTGGCTTCCGGTCTTAGAGATATCGGCGAGAACCGCTGGCAGAATGCGGAGAGCAAGTGGGAAGCGCTTGGGAGTCAAGGAATATGGCATTTTATCGGGCATTTACAGACCAATAAGGTGAAGGATATCATCGGCAAATTTCAATATATCCATTCACTGGACCGTCTGTCGCTGGCCCGGGAACTTCAGCGGAAGGCGGAAGCGGCCGGGCTGGACGTCAATGTATTGCTTCAGGTGAATATCTCCGGGGAAGAAACAAAGTTCGGTCTGAATCCGGATGCCGTTCCGGGTTTTTTGCAGGAGATTTCGAAATTTGACCGGCTCAAGATCATCGGACTGATGACAATGGCGCCGCATGAGGAAGATCCGGAGCTTACCCGTCCGGTGTTTCGCGGCCTTCGCGAACTGCGGGACAAGCTTAATGGCATGGGGCTGACGGCGGAGCCGATGACAGAACTGTCGATGGGCATGTCGAATGATTTTGAAGTGGCGATTGAAGAAGGAGCCACCTGGGTTCGCCTGGGGACGGTACTGGTAGGCCATGAGGAGGAATCATAA
- the pgeF gene encoding peptidoglycan editing factor PgeF, whose amino-acid sequence MEPFVQKSGSPALFSLKPWTGPYSKITAGFTGRTGGAGRAPYESLNCAFHVGDIPEDVIKNRKMVAESLGFALEDWTCGEQVHGAEIAVVTADDKGRGSLDRSSAFVDTDGLLTDVPGVLLVSFYADCVPLFFHDPVAGAVGLAHAGWKGTVAEIALAMVRRMEDVYGSRKENIRGAIGPSIGACCYEVDDFVMDRVRSLEDSLVREQESAESLYSPSTAHISKMMLNLKELNRRIMIKAGILPTHIECTTWCTSCSHDLFFSYRKENGVTGRMASWIGITSP is encoded by the coding sequence ATGGAACCGTTTGTTCAAAAAAGCGGCAGTCCGGCATTATTCAGCCTAAAGCCGTGGACTGGCCCGTATTCGAAAATAACTGCCGGATTTACCGGGCGGACCGGGGGCGCCGGACGCGCGCCTTACGAAAGCCTGAACTGCGCTTTTCATGTAGGCGATATTCCGGAGGATGTCATCAAGAACCGCAAAATGGTCGCCGAAAGCCTCGGCTTTGCGCTCGAAGACTGGACATGCGGGGAGCAGGTGCACGGCGCGGAAATCGCTGTTGTAACGGCTGATGACAAGGGGCGGGGCAGTCTTGACCGCTCTTCGGCTTTTGTAGATACGGACGGACTTCTGACCGATGTGCCCGGCGTGCTGCTCGTTTCTTTTTACGCGGATTGCGTGCCGCTCTTCTTCCATGATCCGGTGGCGGGAGCCGTTGGTCTGGCCCATGCAGGCTGGAAAGGAACAGTGGCCGAAATCGCTTTGGCTATGGTAAGGCGGATGGAAGACGTTTACGGAAGCCGCAAGGAAAATATCCGGGGAGCCATCGGGCCAAGCATCGGCGCCTGCTGTTACGAGGTGGACGATTTCGTGATGGACCGTGTCCGCAGCCTGGAGGACAGTCTGGTCAGGGAACAGGAATCAGCGGAGAGCCTGTACAGCCCTTCGACAGCGCATATTAGCAAAATGATGCTCAACTTGAAAGAATTGAACCGACGCATTATGATAAAAGCAGGAATATTGCCGACTCATATCGAATGTACAACTTGGTGTACAAGCTGCAGTCATGATTTGTTCTTCTCTTACCGCAAGGAAAATGGGGTTACGGGAAGAATGGCGAGCTGGATCGGAATAACATCCCCATAA
- the sigG gene encoding RNA polymerase sporulation sigma factor SigG — protein MTRNKVEICGVDTAKLPVLTNVEMRELFTSLQQKGEKSAREKLVNGNLRLVLSVIQRFNNRGEFVDDLFQVGCIGLMKAIDNFDLSQNVKFSTYAVPMIIGEIRRYLRDNNPIRVSRSLRDIAYKALQVRDSLTNKNSREPTIYEISQALGVPKEDVVFALDAIQDPVSLFEPIYHDGGDPIYVMDQISDDKNKDVSWIEEIALREAMQRLGQREKRILSMRFFEGKTQMEVADEIGISQAQVSRLEKSAIQQMQKHVKS, from the coding sequence ATGACCCGAAATAAAGTCGAGATATGCGGTGTGGATACCGCCAAGCTGCCCGTTCTGACGAACGTGGAGATGCGGGAGCTGTTCACTTCGCTGCAGCAGAAGGGCGAAAAATCCGCCAGAGAGAAATTGGTCAACGGCAATCTGAGACTGGTGCTGAGCGTAATCCAGCGGTTCAATAACCGCGGAGAATTCGTTGATGACTTGTTTCAGGTGGGCTGCATCGGGCTGATGAAAGCCATTGATAACTTCGACCTGTCGCAGAATGTAAAATTTTCCACCTATGCGGTGCCGATGATTATCGGCGAAATCCGCCGCTACTTACGGGACAACAATCCAATACGCGTCTCCCGCTCGCTCAGGGACATCGCCTACAAGGCGCTGCAGGTGAGAGACAGTCTGACCAACAAGAACTCGCGGGAGCCCACGATTTATGAAATATCCCAGGCGCTGGGTGTTCCGAAAGAGGACGTCGTGTTCGCGCTCGATGCCATTCAGGACCCCGTTTCCTTATTCGAGCCGATCTACCACGACGGGGGCGATCCGATTTACGTCATGGACCAGATCAGCGACGACAAAAATAAAGACGTCTCCTGGATTGAGGAAATTGCGCTGCGGGAGGCGATGCAGAGGCTGGGGCAGCGGGAAAAACGCATCCTGTCGATGCGGTTTTTCGAGGGCAAGACGCAAATGGAAGTCGCCGATGAGATCGGCATTTCCCAGGCGCAGGTATCCCGGCTTGAGAAATCGGCTATTCAGCAGATGCAAAAGCATGTGAAGTCATAA
- a CDS encoding DivIVA domain-containing protein — protein sequence MPLTPLDIHNKEFSRRLRGYDEDEVNEFLDQVIKDYESVIRENKELHNQLLALQERLDHFTNIEETLSKTIIVAQEAADEVKNNAKKESQLIIKEAEKNADRIINEALSKSRKVAIETEELRKQASIYRTRFRTLVEAQLELLSQDDWDALESREVREEVF from the coding sequence ATGCCATTAACGCCGCTCGATATACATAACAAGGAGTTTTCCCGGAGGCTCCGAGGTTATGATGAAGACGAGGTCAATGAATTTCTGGATCAGGTCATCAAGGATTACGAGAGCGTCATCCGAGAGAACAAGGAGCTGCACAATCAGCTTCTGGCCCTGCAGGAGCGTCTGGACCATTTTACAAACATCGAAGAGACTTTGTCGAAGACCATCATTGTTGCCCAGGAAGCTGCCGACGAAGTGAAGAACAACGCCAAGAAAGAATCGCAGCTCATCATCAAGGAAGCGGAGAAGAACGCCGACCGCATTATCAACGAGGCGCTTTCCAAATCCCGCAAAGTCGCCATCGAAACCGAAGAGCTCCGCAAGCAGGCCTCCATTTACCGTACACGTTTCCGGACGCTGGTTGAAGCTCAGCTCGAGCTGTTGTCCCAGGACGATTGGGACGCGCTGGAGAGCCGCGAGGTCCGCGAAGAAGTATTTTAA
- a CDS encoding YlmC/YmxH family sporulation protein, translated as MNQETLASGKKMKISDFQAKDVINIVDGRRLGQISDLELDLRRGVIDAIIVPGYTRFLGLFGGGADLVIPWRNIVKIGSDVVLVKMEEPRPSLEAEEREILVLQREERNERRTY; from the coding sequence ATGAATCAGGAAACACTGGCTTCGGGCAAAAAAATGAAGATTTCCGATTTCCAGGCCAAGGATGTCATCAATATTGTAGACGGGAGGCGTCTCGGGCAGATCAGCGACCTGGAGCTGGATTTGCGGCGCGGGGTTATCGATGCCATTATCGTTCCGGGATATACGCGGTTTCTGGGATTGTTCGGCGGCGGAGCCGACCTCGTCATTCCTTGGCGGAATATTGTGAAGATCGGTTCGGATGTCGTACTCGTCAAAATGGAGGAGCCCCGTCCTTCGCTGGAGGCGGAAGAGCGTGAAATCCTGGTGCTTCAGCGGGAAGAAAGGAATGAACGGCGCACGTACTGA
- a CDS encoding RluA family pseudouridine synthase, protein MDKDALNEQTEGESPENGVVVWNVQEEYARERIDKYITEAWEEDISRSQVQQWIEAGHVTVNGRTVKANYKLFSEDLISVAVPEPAAAELTPENIPLDVAYEDSDVIVVNKPRGMVVHPAAGHPSGTLVNALMYHCKDLSGINGEIRPGIVHRIDKDTSGLIMAAKNDSSHNSLAAQLKEHSVTRRYLAVVQGNVAHDQGTVDAPIGRDPHDRKLYTVTEKNSKTAVTHFTVLERFGDCTLLQLQLETGRTHQIRVHMKFIGHPLVGDPVYGRSKGIFMEGGQALHAAVLGFVHPSTGEYLEFSAPLPGDMEELLARLRSR, encoded by the coding sequence TTGGATAAGGACGCTCTTAATGAACAGACGGAAGGCGAGAGCCCGGAAAATGGCGTCGTTGTCTGGAACGTTCAGGAGGAATACGCCCGTGAACGAATCGACAAATATATTACCGAGGCTTGGGAGGAGGACATTTCCCGCTCCCAGGTGCAGCAGTGGATCGAAGCCGGACATGTAACGGTAAACGGTCGGACGGTAAAAGCGAACTACAAGCTGTTCTCGGAAGATTTGATCTCCGTGGCGGTTCCTGAGCCCGCAGCCGCGGAGCTGACCCCGGAAAATATTCCACTGGACGTCGCCTATGAGGATTCGGACGTTATTGTCGTCAACAAGCCGCGGGGCATGGTCGTGCATCCGGCGGCGGGACATCCCTCGGGCACGCTGGTCAACGCCTTGATGTATCACTGCAAGGACCTGTCGGGAATTAACGGCGAGATCCGTCCCGGCATCGTGCACCGGATCGACAAGGACACCTCCGGCCTGATTATGGCCGCCAAGAACGACTCCAGCCACAATTCGCTCGCAGCTCAGCTCAAGGAGCACAGTGTGACCCGGCGCTATTTGGCGGTTGTTCAGGGCAATGTGGCCCATGACCAAGGAACGGTCGATGCTCCGATCGGCAGAGACCCGCATGACCGCAAGCTGTATACGGTAACCGAGAAGAACAGCAAAACCGCTGTTACCCATTTTACCGTGCTGGAGCGGTTTGGCGATTGTACATTGCTGCAGCTGCAGCTGGAGACCGGACGCACCCACCAAATCCGGGTGCACATGAAATTTATCGGTCATCCGCTCGTCGGCGATCCCGTATATGGCCGGAGCAAAGGCATCTTCATGGAGGGCGGACAGGCTCTGCACGCGGCCGTACTGGGATTTGTTCATCCCTCCACCGGAGAATATCTGGAGTTCTCAGCTCCGCTGCCTGGAGATATGGAAGAACTGCTGGCCCGTTTGCGGAGCAGATAA
- a CDS encoding DUF5665 domain-containing protein, which produces MKEDQESGTNRKESLKSWKLQERGGEPPEPSDKEKINRVYRLASEWAQRMEKSRISEYTELLYSPWRLIWLNVLAGTARGVGIAIGFTFFAATIIYVLQVLGALNLPIIGDYIADIVRIVQHQLELNTY; this is translated from the coding sequence ATGAAGGAGGACCAGGAAAGCGGAACGAATCGGAAGGAAAGCCTAAAATCTTGGAAACTGCAGGAGCGGGGAGGAGAGCCGCCTGAACCTTCCGACAAGGAAAAGATAAACAGGGTATACCGGCTGGCTTCCGAATGGGCGCAGCGGATGGAAAAGTCCCGGATCTCCGAATATACGGAGCTGCTCTATTCCCCATGGCGGCTCATATGGCTGAATGTGCTAGCGGGAACCGCGCGCGGCGTCGGAATCGCAATCGGGTTTACCTTTTTTGCGGCGACGATTATTTATGTGCTTCAGGTGCTGGGGGCTCTTAATCTGCCGATAATAGGGGATTACATCGCCGATATCGTCCGCATCGTCCAGCATCAGCTTGAACTCAACACGTATTAG
- a CDS encoding YggT family protein codes for MSQIDSIINILFNIYFYMIIFYVLMSWLPNVRDNFIGELLGKLVEPYLTPFRKIIPPLFGTIDFSPIVALLVLELAANGLRSVLFYLVG; via the coding sequence TTGTCCCAAATCGATTCGATAATTAATATCCTTTTCAATATTTACTTCTACATGATCATTTTCTACGTTCTGATGTCCTGGCTGCCTAATGTCCGTGACAACTTCATCGGAGAGTTGCTTGGAAAGCTGGTGGAGCCTTATTTGACGCCGTTCCGCAAGATTATTCCTCCCCTGTTCGGAACGATCGATTTTTCGCCGATCGTAGCGCTGCTCGTGCTTGAGCTTGCAGCGAACGGATTGCGGTCCGTACTGTTTTATCTGGTAGGATAA